In the Pseudomonas orientalis genome, one interval contains:
- a CDS encoding DUF6124 family protein, producing MSKADSSALFNVAPNASNDTLITNSYETFTSVSTLLLDLSEDLNGKHRDIALAIHQLSELGVLLTARLLDREAPCPG from the coding sequence ATGTCAAAAGCAGATTCAAGTGCCCTCTTCAACGTTGCCCCCAACGCCAGCAACGACACCCTCATCACCAACAGCTACGAAACCTTCACCAGCGTCAGCACCCTGCTGCTCGACCTGTCCGAAGACCTCAACGGCAAACACCGCGACATCGCCCTCGCCATCCACCAACTGAGCGAACTGGGCGTACTCCTCACCGCCAGACTCCTAGACCGCGAAGCGCCCTGCCCTGGCTGA
- a CDS encoding DUF6429 family protein — protein MEYDDKLIEEAMLALLVTFSFDNGNAWKGFDFETMSRLHEHGFISNPVNKNKSIWLTAEGLERGRQIADRLFGVSTQVEHGSDSDT, from the coding sequence ATGGAATACGACGATAAACTGATTGAAGAAGCCATGCTTGCCCTGTTGGTAACCTTCAGTTTTGATAACGGCAATGCTTGGAAAGGGTTCGACTTCGAGACCATGAGCCGACTGCATGAACACGGTTTCATCAGCAATCCGGTGAACAAGAACAAATCGATTTGGTTGACGGCTGAAGGGCTGGAGCGTGGTCGACAGATAGCCGACCGATTGTTTGGGGTAAGCACTCAAGTGGAGCATGGATCCGACTCGGATACCTGA
- a CDS encoding aldose 1-epimerase family protein, with protein MTPLKLVVALSALSAASHAMAWDYVLLDTDKAAQNWQVTSQQLGVQTDKPFSVTLRTLHGGRQEGVSIVDIDNGTMKLSVVPTRGMNVLQASVGDVRMGWDSPVKEVVNPSFIELNGRGGLGWLEGFNELVTRCGYEWVGHPGIDNGELLTLHGRAANIPANKVTLHIDEKPPYAITLRGELKEQAFKKVDFSVATELVTEPGSVVFALNDTLTNNGDYPKEYQALYHSNFSTPFLEQGARFVAPVKQVSPFNDKAKGELADWQTYRAPTKDYDETVYNVVPYADAKGDTLTVLHNKAGSLGVSVGFNTQTLPVFSLWKNTDTQGQGYVTGLEPGTSFSYNRRYQRPLNLVPTIGAKEHRQFRISYSLLADKAAVDGALKQVSEIQAGRETEVRQTPLVDLTKE; from the coding sequence ATGACTCCACTCAAACTCGTTGTCGCCCTCAGCGCACTCTCTGCCGCCTCCCACGCCATGGCCTGGGATTACGTCCTCCTCGACACCGACAAAGCCGCGCAGAACTGGCAGGTCACCAGCCAGCAACTGGGCGTGCAAACCGACAAACCCTTCAGCGTGACCCTGCGTACCTTGCACGGTGGTCGGCAGGAGGGGGTGAGTATTGTCGACATCGATAACGGCACGATGAAGCTCTCGGTGGTGCCGACTCGCGGTATGAACGTGTTGCAGGCTTCGGTCGGCGATGTGCGCATGGGATGGGATTCACCGGTCAAGGAGGTGGTCAATCCTTCCTTTATCGAGCTCAATGGTCGCGGTGGGCTGGGTTGGTTGGAGGGTTTCAACGAGCTGGTCACCCGTTGCGGCTACGAGTGGGTCGGTCACCCCGGCATCGACAACGGCGAGCTGCTGACCCTGCATGGCCGGGCCGCGAATATTCCTGCGAACAAAGTCACCCTGCACATCGATGAAAAACCGCCGTACGCTATCACCCTGCGCGGTGAGCTGAAAGAGCAGGCGTTCAAGAAGGTCGATTTCTCCGTGGCGACCGAACTGGTCACCGAGCCCGGCAGCGTTGTGTTCGCCCTCAACGATACCCTGACCAATAACGGCGACTATCCGAAGGAATACCAGGCGCTGTATCACAGTAACTTCAGCACCCCGTTCCTGGAGCAGGGCGCGCGGTTCGTCGCACCGGTGAAGCAGGTGTCGCCGTTCAACGACAAGGCCAAGGGCGAATTGGCCGACTGGCAGACCTACCGCGCACCCACCAAGGACTACGACGAAACCGTGTACAACGTGGTGCCCTATGCCGATGCCAAGGGCGATACCTTGACCGTGCTGCATAACAAGGCCGGCAGCCTGGGCGTGTCGGTCGGTTTCAATACGCAGACGCTGCCGGTGTTTTCCCTGTGGAAGAACACCGATACCCAAGGCCAGGGCTATGTCACGGGGCTGGAGCCGGGGACAAGCTTTTCCTACAACCGCCGTTATCAGCGGCCACTGAACCTGGTGCCCACCATCGGAGCCAAGGAACACAGGCAGTTCCGCATCAGCTACAGCTTGCTGGCGGATAAAGCGGCTGTGGACGGGGCCTTGAAGCAGGTCAGTGAGATTCAGGCTGGGCGCGAGACTGAGGTGCGGCAGACGCCGTTGGTTGATTTGACCAAGGAGTGA
- a CDS encoding LysE family translocator, producing MDLATLALFLPACFALNMAPGPNNLLSVSNATRYGYRTSCLAGLGRLLAFAGMIALASAGLAVVLQTSELLFYGIKLLGAAYLFYLAYQLWRADPQAEAEIAASKVGLWALARQEFLVAAGNPKAILIFTAFLPQFVVQGQPITAQFALLGAMFLALEWIAISAYAYMGLHMRRWFAEPRGKRIFNRCCAGLLSAAATVLLTARRA from the coding sequence ATGGACCTCGCCACCCTCGCCCTCTTCCTGCCCGCCTGCTTCGCCCTGAACATGGCACCCGGCCCCAACAACCTGCTGTCGGTGAGCAACGCCACCCGTTACGGCTACCGCACCTCCTGCCTCGCCGGTCTCGGCCGCTTGCTGGCCTTCGCCGGCATGATCGCCCTCGCCTCCGCCGGGCTGGCGGTGGTGCTGCAAACGTCGGAGTTGTTGTTCTACGGGATCAAGCTGCTCGGCGCGGCGTATCTGTTTTACCTGGCCTATCAGCTGTGGCGTGCAGACCCGCAGGCAGAAGCGGAAATTGCCGCCAGCAAGGTGGGCTTATGGGCATTGGCGCGGCAGGAGTTTCTGGTGGCGGCGGGCAACCCCAAAGCCATCCTGATCTTCACCGCCTTCCTGCCGCAGTTCGTGGTGCAAGGCCAACCCATCACCGCGCAATTTGCGCTGCTGGGCGCGATGTTCCTGGCTTTGGAATGGATCGCCATCAGCGCCTACGCCTATATGGGCCTGCACATGCGCCGCTGGTTTGCCGAGCCGAGAGGCAAGCGCATCTTCAATCGTTGCTGCGCGGGGCTGTTGTCGGCGGCGGCGACGGTTTTGTTGACGGCGCGCCGGGCGTAA
- a CDS encoding GNAT family N-acetyltransferase, with translation MIRRALPTDAGAIAQVHVSSWQEAYRDLMPARYLNALNATLAQREAHWSRLIASGESNTWVAKLDQQVVGWISVGASRDDDAAGADTGEVMALYVLARYWQTGVGLALWRAGVQDLMERGFERLTLWVLTGNERAIRFYRKAGCVEEAGTERTLERGGVTLMEVRYGVPITGLTKA, from the coding sequence ATGATCCGCAGAGCTTTACCCACCGACGCAGGGGCTATCGCTCAGGTGCATGTCAGCAGTTGGCAAGAAGCCTATCGCGATCTGATGCCTGCCCGTTACTTGAATGCGCTCAATGCAACACTGGCTCAACGAGAAGCGCACTGGAGCCGCTTGATTGCATCGGGCGAATCGAACACATGGGTCGCGAAACTCGACCAGCAGGTTGTCGGTTGGATATCAGTCGGAGCCAGCCGTGATGATGACGCAGCTGGGGCAGATACCGGTGAGGTCATGGCCCTCTATGTTCTAGCCCGGTATTGGCAAACGGGCGTCGGGCTGGCCTTGTGGCGCGCGGGCGTGCAGGATTTGATGGAGCGAGGGTTCGAGCGTTTAACGCTGTGGGTACTGACCGGTAATGAAAGGGCTATCCGATTTTATCGCAAGGCAGGATGTGTTGAGGAAGCCGGAACGGAGCGCACGCTTGAGAGGGGTGGTGTCACACTGATGGAGGTGAGGTATGGGGTGCCGATAACCGGATTGACTAAAGCATGA
- a CDS encoding pyrroline-5-carboxylate reductase dimerization domain-containing protein: MLSIGVLGVGELTEKVVIGLRRGGFTGRVLLSPRNQARAEQLGKDWACEVMVDNQGVVDGADLLFLGVRPDAVEELSRDVWLNPGQPLVSLVAGMALSDLARYFPQAQPVRAMLSYAAQINRSTVVVTPAGAVHEALLGTLGSLIVLEQEQAFELATVAACMNGWFYFFLNDLQQWFTDKGLTAEQARQLVMGNMQDCLSSAGHQPLVSMATLGNAIATPGTFTAAGLEVLRDKGATQAWAAACDDVLERLQTDGVL; this comes from the coding sequence TTGCTGAGCATTGGAGTCTTGGGCGTTGGCGAACTGACTGAAAAAGTGGTGATCGGTCTGCGGCGTGGCGGTTTTACCGGGCGGGTGCTGTTGTCGCCCCGCAATCAGGCGCGCGCCGAGCAGTTGGGCAAGGATTGGGCTTGTGAGGTCATGGTCGACAACCAAGGGGTTGTCGATGGGGCCGACCTGTTATTCCTCGGTGTGCGCCCCGATGCAGTCGAAGAGCTCTCCAGGGATGTATGGCTCAATCCGGGGCAGCCTCTGGTGTCCTTGGTAGCCGGCATGGCACTTAGCGACCTGGCACGCTACTTCCCACAGGCGCAGCCGGTGCGGGCGATGCTGTCCTATGCCGCCCAGATCAACCGCTCCACCGTGGTGGTCACGCCGGCGGGAGCCGTCCACGAGGCGTTGTTGGGTACCCTTGGTTCACTGATCGTGCTGGAACAGGAACAAGCCTTCGAGTTGGCAACCGTAGCGGCATGCATGAATGGCTGGTTCTATTTCTTTCTCAACGATCTTCAGCAGTGGTTTACCGACAAAGGTCTGACCGCAGAGCAAGCTCGCCAATTGGTAATGGGCAACATGCAGGACTGCCTTTCCAGCGCCGGACATCAGCCCCTGGTCAGTATGGCGACCCTGGGCAATGCCATCGCTACGCCGGGCACCTTTACGGCCGCCGGGCTTGAGGTGTTGCGAGATAAGGGTGCAACACAGGCATGGGCAGCGGCGTGCGATGACGTGCTTGAACGGTTGCAGACCGACGGCGTTTTATAG
- a CDS encoding sensor histidine kinase, translating to MRLPDFILENLEPILQAWEDFARTIDTPGEELDSVALRDHAEQMLLAIVSDLRTKQTRREQIAKAQGQAPADEQETAAETHAMTRLMAGFTIDQMVSEYRALRTSVVSQWMRQVKDGTPINVDDMTRFHEAIDQALAESIASYSRAVEASRNMFLGILGHDLRTPLGAILLGADVLRRSQDAGARATKIANQVYTSVRRASQIVGDLLDLTRCQMGPGIPVKTADINLSPLCQRVVEEIRAFHPEAIVMFDANTSVSGKFDGGRMEQVFSNIISNAVQHGDTTRPIQVELGTQEKFAVFTVHNSGEAIPEDVLPFIFNPMGRFSQRTAVNHGPTEGLGLGLFIASEIVASHGGSIEVSSDTEQGTVFQVRVPLDRQAPGVA from the coding sequence ATGCGCCTGCCCGACTTCATTCTGGAAAACCTCGAGCCCATTCTGCAGGCCTGGGAAGATTTCGCCAGAACCATCGACACGCCGGGCGAGGAACTCGACAGCGTCGCGCTGCGCGACCATGCCGAGCAGATGCTGCTGGCCATCGTCAGCGATCTGCGCACCAAGCAGACCCGGCGCGAGCAAATCGCCAAGGCCCAGGGCCAGGCCCCGGCGGATGAACAGGAAACCGCGGCGGAAACCCATGCAATGACGCGGCTGATGGCCGGGTTCACCATCGACCAGATGGTCTCGGAATACCGCGCGCTGCGCACCAGTGTGGTCAGCCAGTGGATGCGCCAGGTCAAGGACGGCACACCGATCAACGTCGACGACATGACCCGCTTCCACGAAGCCATTGACCAGGCCCTGGCCGAGTCCATCGCCAGCTATTCACGGGCGGTCGAGGCCTCGCGCAACATGTTCCTGGGCATCCTCGGCCACGACTTGCGCACCCCACTCGGCGCAATCCTGCTGGGTGCCGATGTGCTGCGCCGCTCCCAGGACGCAGGCGCCCGGGCGACCAAGATCGCCAATCAGGTCTACACCAGCGTGCGCCGCGCGAGCCAGATCGTCGGCGACCTGCTCGACCTGACCCGCTGCCAGATGGGGCCGGGCATTCCGGTCAAAACCGCCGATATCAACCTTTCACCGCTGTGTCAGCGTGTGGTGGAAGAAATCCGCGCGTTTCATCCCGAGGCCATCGTGATGTTCGACGCGAACACAAGCGTTTCAGGCAAGTTTGACGGCGGGCGGATGGAGCAGGTGTTTTCGAACATCATCAGCAACGCGGTGCAGCATGGGGACACCACGCGACCTATCCAGGTCGAGCTGGGTACACAGGAAAAGTTCGCAGTATTCACCGTGCACAACAGCGGCGAAGCGATACCCGAGGACGTGCTCCCGTTCATCTTCAACCCCATGGGCCGTTTCTCCCAGCGTACCGCAGTCAACCACGGCCCCACCGAAGGCCTGGGCCTGGGCCTGTTCATCGCCTCGGAAATCGTCGCCTCCCATGGGGGATCGATTGAGGTCAGCTCCGACACGGAACAGGGCACGGTGTTTCAGGTGCGAGTGCCGCTTGATAGGCAAGCGCCTGGGGTTGCCTGA
- a CDS encoding LysR family transcriptional regulator, translated as MNLNALIDFIQVATHEGLGKASRASGVSKATLSRRIADLEEQLGVRLIERSARGLKLTEAGELLMSRTQGPLGEVTEAMTAVREGVSTPRGRLRVAAPILFSQLAMGAIGARFCAAYPDVVIEVVAEDRQVDLVEEHFDVAIRINPSPDSDLVGRCFAKDRLVVVAAPDIPRPQPGAIRPVAGIVTPGFTPTHWHLDGGQLILEPIPRLQFSSLLMVRDAAIAGGGVALIPLSIAGAPLARGELVQWGTVAGVEPQLWVLHTSRRLAAPKVRAFVDFMCVQYPDMALVLRG; from the coding sequence ATGAACCTCAACGCGCTGATCGACTTCATCCAGGTCGCCACCCATGAAGGCTTGGGCAAAGCCAGCCGCGCGAGCGGTGTGTCCAAGGCCACCCTGTCGCGCCGAATCGCCGATCTGGAAGAACAACTGGGTGTGCGGCTGATTGAGCGCAGTGCGCGCGGGCTGAAACTAACCGAAGCCGGCGAGCTGCTGATGTCGCGCACCCAAGGCCCGCTGGGTGAAGTGACGGAAGCCATGACCGCCGTACGCGAGGGCGTTTCGACGCCACGCGGTCGCTTGCGCGTGGCGGCGCCGATACTGTTCTCCCAGCTGGCAATGGGCGCAATTGGCGCCCGCTTCTGTGCAGCCTATCCGGACGTCGTCATTGAGGTAGTGGCGGAAGACCGCCAGGTGGACTTGGTTGAAGAACACTTCGACGTCGCCATCCGCATCAACCCGAGCCCGGACAGCGACCTCGTCGGCAGATGCTTCGCCAAAGACCGCCTAGTGGTGGTGGCCGCACCCGACATACCCAGGCCGCAGCCCGGCGCGATCAGGCCCGTAGCCGGCATCGTCACGCCGGGATTCACGCCGACCCATTGGCATCTGGACGGCGGGCAATTGATTCTGGAACCGATCCCCAGACTGCAATTCTCTTCGTTACTGATGGTGCGCGATGCGGCCATCGCCGGCGGCGGTGTTGCCCTGATTCCTCTGTCCATCGCCGGCGCCCCGTTGGCCCGGGGCGAACTGGTGCAATGGGGCACGGTGGCCGGCGTCGAGCCGCAGCTCTGGGTGCTGCACACCTCAAGGCGCCTGGCGGCTCCCAAAGTGCGCGCTTTCGTCGACTTCATGTGCGTGCAATACCCGGATATGGCGCTGGTGCTGCGCGGCTGA
- a CDS encoding NmrA/HSCARG family protein, whose translation MSILVIGATGTVGSLVTQGLAAQGAQVKALVRQPGKREFPAGVTQVVGDLTDVASMRAALASVRTLFLLNAVTPDEVTQALIALNLAREAGIERIVYLSVIHADTFTQVPHFTGKYSVERMIDSLDIPATVLRPAYFMQNDRMVQQTIQDYSVYPMPIGSAGVAMIDTRDIADIAVAELLRRDRAATALERVTLELVGPQALTGADVAKLWSSALGREIAYGGDDVAAFETQLAAYGPAWLAYDMRLMMEGIQAFGMQAAQGAVARLEAILGRPLRRYQDFVGESVTTTAA comes from the coding sequence ATGAGCATTCTCGTCATCGGCGCCACCGGCACCGTCGGTTCACTCGTCACCCAGGGCCTTGCCGCGCAAGGCGCGCAGGTCAAAGCCCTGGTGCGCCAACCAGGCAAACGGGAATTCCCGGCCGGCGTCACCCAAGTGGTCGGCGACCTCACTGATGTCGCGTCCATGCGCGCCGCACTGGCCTCGGTGCGTACCCTGTTTCTGCTCAATGCCGTGACGCCCGACGAGGTGACGCAAGCGCTCATCGCGCTGAACCTCGCGCGGGAGGCCGGCATCGAGCGGATCGTTTACCTATCCGTGATCCATGCCGACACCTTCACCCAGGTCCCGCACTTTACCGGCAAGTACAGCGTTGAGCGCATGATTGACAGCCTCGACATCCCGGCGACGGTGCTGCGCCCGGCGTACTTCATGCAAAACGACCGGATGGTCCAGCAGACGATCCAGGACTATTCGGTGTACCCGATGCCCATCGGCTCGGCCGGTGTCGCCATGATTGATACGCGGGACATTGCCGATATTGCCGTTGCGGAGCTGCTGCGCCGCGATCGGGCAGCCACTGCGCTGGAGCGCGTGACGCTGGAGCTGGTTGGGCCGCAGGCGCTGACGGGGGCCGATGTGGCCAAACTCTGGAGTTCGGCCCTGGGCCGTGAGATAGCCTACGGCGGCGATGACGTTGCCGCGTTTGAAACACAGTTGGCTGCCTACGGTCCGGCCTGGCTGGCGTATGACATGCGTCTGATGATGGAAGGTATCCAGGCGTTCGGCATGCAGGCAGCGCAGGGCGCTGTGGCGCGGCTTGAGGCGATCCTCGGGCGCCCGTTGCGCAGGTATCAGGACTTCGTGGGCGAGTCGGTGACGACTACTGCCGCTTAA
- a CDS encoding methyl-accepting chemotaxis protein yields the protein MPLRTRFLEHYRKADRIMLALIWLMFLFSLGLGFWHDTFTQAVIVGGGTGVVLTALYRAIGGTRVMRCALGAGLMVMAALHINQAQGVIEAHFGIFALLAVLTFYRDWLPILVAALTIAVHHLVFHALQHQGWPVFVMQHHGGWTMIFVHAFYVVMESVALLYLAVHSHAEAVESQEMLEKMLAVTSQFSEETAKGEDKEHVSLAKRFDHFLQQLTHLIDGVARDSHGLGQLGQELATASGTLEKGARHQLAQINEMTGSMQRMEDATGHITVHVEQAVEHAGQASQQIERGQQSVGRAQHEITQLASRINGTESTVQSLAVQAEQIGSVLEVISSIANQTNLLALNAAIEAARAGEQGRGFAVVADEVRSLAQRTALSTQEIRTIIEGLQQGSRQAVEAMHDSRQGVERCVEDSQVAVDMLRAVGEDIAHIDQLNGRIVTTTREQSSANLEIVERLQSVQHIAQNTADDVETLARSSERLPPIAVRLDALGRRFHP from the coding sequence ATGCCCCTCCGCACGCGCTTTCTGGAGCACTACCGCAAGGCCGACCGCATCATGCTGGCGCTGATCTGGCTGATGTTCCTGTTCTCCCTCGGGCTGGGTTTCTGGCATGACACTTTCACCCAGGCGGTGATCGTCGGTGGCGGCACCGGCGTGGTGCTGACCGCGCTGTATCGCGCCATCGGCGGCACTCGCGTGATGCGCTGCGCACTCGGTGCCGGCCTGATGGTGATGGCAGCCTTGCACATCAACCAGGCGCAGGGAGTCATCGAAGCGCACTTCGGTATCTTCGCGCTGCTCGCCGTGCTGACGTTCTACCGTGACTGGCTGCCGATCCTGGTGGCGGCGCTGACCATCGCCGTGCATCACCTGGTGTTCCACGCCCTGCAGCATCAAGGCTGGCCGGTGTTTGTGATGCAACATCACGGCGGCTGGACCATGATCTTCGTGCACGCCTTCTATGTGGTGATGGAAAGCGTCGCCCTGCTCTACCTCGCCGTGCACAGCCACGCCGAAGCGGTTGAAAGCCAGGAAATGCTGGAAAAAATGCTCGCCGTCACCTCGCAGTTCAGCGAAGAAACGGCCAAGGGTGAGGACAAGGAGCACGTGTCCCTGGCCAAGCGCTTCGACCACTTCCTGCAGCAGCTTACCCACCTGATCGACGGCGTCGCGCGCGACTCCCATGGCCTGGGCCAACTCGGCCAGGAACTGGCCACCGCCAGCGGCACCCTGGAAAAAGGCGCGCGGCATCAACTGGCGCAAATCAATGAAATGACCGGCTCGATGCAGCGCATGGAAGACGCCACCGGCCACATCACTGTGCACGTCGAACAGGCCGTGGAGCATGCGGGTCAGGCCAGCCAGCAGATTGAGCGCGGTCAGCAAAGCGTGGGGCGTGCCCAGCATGAAATCACGCAACTGGCCTCGCGCATCAATGGCACCGAATCGACCGTGCAATCGCTGGCCGTGCAGGCGGAGCAAATCGGTTCGGTGCTGGAGGTGATCAGCAGCATCGCCAACCAGACCAACCTGCTCGCCCTCAACGCCGCCATCGAAGCCGCCCGCGCCGGCGAGCAAGGCCGTGGCTTTGCGGTGGTCGCCGACGAGGTGCGCAGCCTGGCCCAGCGCACCGCCCTCTCCACCCAGGAAATCAGAACCATCATCGAAGGCCTGCAGCAAGGCAGTCGCCAGGCCGTCGAAGCCATGCACGATAGCCGCCAGGGGGTGGAGCGTTGCGTGGAAGACAGCCAGGTGGCTGTCGATATGCTGCGCGCCGTCGGCGAAGACATTGCACATATCGACCAACTCAATGGCCGCATCGTCACCACCACCCGCGAGCAGAGCTCGGCGAACCTGGAAATTGTCGAGCGCCTGCAATCGGTGCAGCACATCGCGCAAAACACCGCCGACGACGTGGAAACCCTGGCCCGCAGCAGCGAACGCCTGCCACCGATCGCCGTCCGCCTGGATGCGCTGGGGCGCAGGTTTCATCCCTGA
- a CDS encoding TonB-dependent siderophore receptor, protein MSVQHHGGKVFSPSLIAMAICLTTSHAAFAADAGTPPATIELGATEVSGQQLGETTEGSESYTTGSMSTATKLPLTLRETPQAVTVITRQRMDDQAMTSINDVVNATPGLFLNYSNGPGRQAYTARGFNVDNLMYDGIPSGYNGVNVGAQPNLAMFDRVEVVRGATGLVTGAGNPSAAINLIRKRPLDEQKVTLTGAAGSWDDYRGELDASSPLNDSGTWRGRVVTSYRDANSFIDKAEQDHGLFYAVTEADLSEDTRLTLGYSNQKDKTNYFWGSSMIGLDGHHLDLSRSYNPGTDWENKDQEINTVFVELRQQLANDWKLQVNANYAEQNALFSGSYQSRWVENTLARTVYQAAFDENQAGLDAFASGPFQAFGRTHELVVGASKRIYDMTTHNYSPYDMNWPINAGKPNFTRTNNQRDVTTQDGVYVTTRLSLADPLKLILGGRLDWYDYDNRDGDGDYKVTRNLTRYAGLIYELDDQHSAYASYSDIFTPQKEKSTGATPLKPIVGKNYEVGIKGEYLGGALNASVALFRVDQENRAVQIVVPDCPQAACYQASGEIRSQGIDFELQGALTENWQVGGGYTYARTHTIKDDANPQKVNKQFDTDTPEHLFKVTTRYNFQGPLEKLRVGGNVSWQSRMYNDIQLADGSTYRLKQGGYAVTDLMAGYRVNQHLDLQLNANNIFDRHYYQSISESVSYGGDAYGSPRNMMLTAKYSF, encoded by the coding sequence ATGTCTGTGCAACACCACGGCGGCAAAGTGTTTTCACCCAGCTTGATAGCAATGGCTATCTGTCTGACCACTTCCCATGCGGCCTTTGCCGCCGACGCTGGCACACCGCCAGCCACCATAGAATTGGGTGCCACAGAGGTTTCCGGCCAGCAGCTTGGCGAAACCACCGAGGGGTCTGAGTCGTACACCACAGGTTCCATGAGCACCGCCACCAAGCTGCCGCTGACCCTGCGCGAAACCCCGCAGGCCGTGACCGTGATTACGCGTCAGCGCATGGATGACCAGGCCATGACCAGCATCAACGATGTGGTCAATGCTACGCCGGGATTGTTTCTCAACTACTCCAACGGCCCCGGCCGGCAGGCCTACACTGCGCGCGGTTTCAACGTCGACAACCTTATGTATGACGGCATTCCAAGTGGCTATAACGGTGTCAATGTAGGGGCTCAACCGAACCTGGCGATGTTTGATCGCGTCGAGGTAGTACGCGGCGCTACCGGCCTGGTAACCGGCGCCGGCAACCCATCGGCGGCCATCAACCTGATTCGCAAGCGGCCCCTGGACGAGCAGAAAGTCACCTTGACCGGCGCTGCCGGCAGCTGGGACGACTACCGTGGCGAGCTCGACGCCTCCAGCCCCCTCAATGACAGCGGCACCTGGCGTGGCCGGGTGGTCACCTCCTACCGCGATGCCAACAGTTTCATCGACAAGGCCGAACAGGATCACGGTCTGTTCTATGCCGTGACCGAAGCCGACCTGAGCGAGGACACGCGCCTGACCCTCGGCTACTCCAACCAGAAAGACAAGACCAACTACTTCTGGGGCTCGTCGATGATCGGCCTGGATGGGCATCACCTGGACCTGTCGCGTTCCTACAACCCCGGCACCGACTGGGAAAACAAGGACCAGGAGATCAACACCGTATTCGTCGAACTGCGCCAGCAACTGGCCAACGACTGGAAACTGCAGGTCAACGCCAATTACGCCGAACAGAACGCGCTGTTCTCCGGTTCCTACCAGTCGCGCTGGGTCGAAAATACCTTGGCCCGCACGGTTTACCAGGCCGCCTTCGATGAAAACCAGGCGGGGCTCGACGCCTTTGCCAGCGGCCCGTTCCAGGCCTTCGGGCGCACCCATGAGCTGGTGGTGGGCGCCAGCAAACGCATCTACGACATGACCACCCACAATTACAGCCCGTACGACATGAATTGGCCGATCAATGCCGGCAAACCGAACTTTACCCGCACCAACAACCAGCGCGACGTCACCACCCAGGACGGTGTCTATGTGACCACCCGCCTGAGCCTGGCCGACCCGCTCAAGCTGATTCTCGGCGGACGCCTGGACTGGTACGACTATGACAACCGCGATGGCGACGGCGACTATAAGGTCACCCGCAATCTCACCCGCTACGCAGGCCTGATCTACGAGCTGGACGACCAGCACTCGGCGTATGCCAGCTACAGCGACATCTTCACGCCGCAAAAGGAAAAAAGCACCGGCGCCACCCCGCTTAAGCCCATCGTTGGCAAAAACTATGAAGTGGGCATCAAGGGCGAATACCTGGGCGGCGCGCTGAATGCCAGCGTGGCGCTGTTTCGTGTCGACCAGGAAAACCGCGCCGTACAGATCGTTGTACCGGACTGCCCGCAGGCGGCCTGCTATCAGGCCTCGGGCGAGATTCGCAGCCAGGGTATCGACTTCGAACTGCAGGGCGCCCTGACCGAGAACTGGCAGGTCGGCGGTGGCTACACCTACGCGCGCACCCACACGATCAAGGACGACGCCAACCCGCAGAAGGTCAACAAGCAGTTCGACACCGACACCCCGGAACACCTGTTCAAGGTCACCACCCGCTACAACTTCCAGGGCCCGCTGGAAAAACTTCGCGTGGGCGGCAATGTGTCCTGGCAGAGCCGCATGTACAACGACATCCAGCTGGCGGACGGCAGCACCTATCGGCTCAAGCAAGGCGGCTACGCCGTCACCGACCTGATGGCCGGCTATCGCGTCAACCAGCACCTGGATCTGCAGCTCAACGCCAACAATATCTTTGACCGGCACTACTACCAGTCCATCTCCGAAAGCGTCAGCTATGGCGGCGACGCCTACGGCAGCCCGCGCAATATGATGCTGACGGCCAAGTACAGCTTCTGA